GGATGCCGATGAACAGCATTCCCGTTGTTGCCCCGGTAGCATCCTTGACCGGGAAATAGCCTGTGATGAAGTCACGGCCGAAAAGAGTGGCCGGGCCAAAGTAGGCCTCGCCGCGTGCCAGGTATGGCTGCGCCGGGTGGTCCGCAGCCAGCTTCGTACCGATGGCGCGATCACCATTTTCTTTCTTGACGTTGGTCGAGATGCGGACGAAATCCGCGCCCTGTTTTTCGAAGATGGTTGCAACGCCATTGATGGATTGGGCAACCCGGTCAACAAGGACATGGTCGGCAACGGCAACTTTGCCGGACTGTGAAACGGCGGTTACAATGCCATCCTTAACCTGCATCGTGGATGTCGGAATAGCGGCGGTGTAGAGCGTTGCCATGGCACGCATGGCAGATTGTGCATCATCCTTCGACCGGCCTGTAATTTCCGCGCGCACATTCCAGTAAGTCATACCGGTAACGCAAGCAACAGCGGTGACAACGAGAAGAAGACAGAGACCGAGTATCCGCGCCGTCACTGAGGCTGGAAGAAATTTAGACATGTGGACCCCCATAAACGACTGATCTTTGTCAATTTACCAAGGGTCAGTAAAAGAGTTCTAAATTTCTAACTTAACACGTATTAATGACAGAATGCCTGGATAGAAGGGCAGCGGGACGCCAATGCGCCGCACTGCCCTTGATTTTTATGAATGTCACAGTGAGAGGCAGAGAAGCGCCAAGGTGGCAAATCCGGACACAGCCAAAAGCCGAAGGCGGAAATTTGCCTGCTCCTGTGCGATGGTGAGAGCGATGGCACGTGCACTTTGCTTCTGCATGGCATGATCCTCTAACTGATACGCTCGGCTCGAATGTCTTTGCGTTCTGGTTGTCACTACGTTCCATCGAACGCAGGAGATCAGTGTGGAAGACGACACTTAACAACTGCTGAAGACCCGCGGTTGCCACGGTGCTGCCTGTGCCCACATAGTAAAGAACCTCCCAACTGACTGCCGGGAGGTTCCTGTCCTGCTGATCTTCGGTACAAGACAGCGCTATGCCGCGCGATGCCGCTGATGGGCATGGTGGGTGCCCGCATGGGTGGCCACCTTGAACTGCTGCAGCAGTTCGACCAGTTGATCGGCCTCGTCAGCCAGTTGACGGCTTGCAGCACTGGTTTCCTCGACCATCGCGGCATTCTGCTGTGTCAACTGGTCCATCTGGTTCACGGCACCGTTGACCTCCTGCAGCGCAGAGGATTGATCGCGCGAAACATGGGCAATGCTTTCCACCTGCTGCGCGATGCGTGTGACCTGGTCACCGATCGTTTCGAGAGCCTGTCCGGTCTGCTGAACGAGATCGGAGCCTTTGTCGACCTCTATGGTCGAGGCGGTGATCAGTTCCTTGATCTCCTTTGCAGCGCCCGCAGAGCGTTGTGCCAGTTCGCGCACTTCCTGCGCGACGACAGCAAAGCCCTTGCCAGCCTCGCCTGCACGCGCAGCCTCCACGCCAGCATTCAGCGCCAGGAGATTGGTCTGGAATGCGATGGCATCGATAACCTCGGTGATCTGACCGATCTTCTGCGATGCTCCTTCAATCCGCTGCATCGCTGATACGGCGTTGCGAACAATGATCAGCGATCCATCCGTATTGCGACGCGTGTCATCCACGATGGCATGGGCCTCGCGCGCTCGCTCGGCTGCCGAACGAACATTCGAGGTTACCTCGCTGACGGCTGCCGCAGTCTGCTCCAAGGACGCCGCCTGGGTTTCGGTTCTGCGGGACAGATCATCGGTTGATTGCGACATCTGTCGAACATTGCTCTGTATGGCGCCCACATTCTCCTGAATGAGACCGATCGTATGCTGCAGCCTGGTCAGCGACGCATTGAAGTCGACGCGAAGCTGTTCCAGGCGACCGACGAAAGGCGTGTCGATCGTCGAGGAGACATCACCAGCGGCCAACCTCTCAAGGCCCTGTGCAAGCGCACCGACGGCAAACTGGATCTGTCGATCGGCTTCCTGCTTCTCCAGCTCGTTACGGCGACGCTCTTCATCTGCAGCCGCACGCTCCTGTTCACTGGCCGTTTCGATGCGCACCTTTTCCTGGGCATTTTCCTTGAAGATACCAAGAGCACGCGCCATGTCGCCGATCTCGTCACGGCGCTGTTCGCCATCGATGGACGTATCAAGGTCGCCGGAGGCAAGACGACGCATAGCGGCAGAAATGGCGAGGATCGGTCCCTTGAAGGTGAAGACAAGGCCGATACCGGCGAAGATTGCAACGAGAATACCCAGCATCATGGCGGTGACCGAGATCTGGTTGGCCTTGTCGCGCTCGACACCGGCGGCATCGCGCTGGGCAGCGGCAAAGCGGGTCAATGTTGCCCAGATACGATCGATATCTGCAGCAGCAGCCTTGAATTCAGCAGCACGCTTGGTGGAAAGCTCCAACAGCGCGGCAGCATCCTTGTCCATTTTCGCGGAAATGGGGAGCATTGCAGCAGCCCGCTGGCGAACCTGTTCTGAGGAATTCTTGTCCGTCTCGAGAACACCGACCGGGATTTCCAGCATCATCAAGGCATCCTGCAGTTCCCGCAGTCCTGCCGCCGTCGGCTTGGCACCATAATGCGCCGATTTCAGCTCGATTGCGCGAATGGCATCAAAGATCTGCCGCGTCGTGGCCAGGAACTGGGTTGCACGGGCAATCGGCTCGTCGAGCTGGCCAAACACCTCCATAGCCTGACGGGCCTTCAGTGTAGAGATACCCTGCAGGCGGATGGAGAACGGGCGCATCAGATTGACGATACGGTCGATGTTGTCCACCGTCGTTTCACTGGCGGTCGGAATGGCCATCAGATCCCGGATCTGCTTCAGATTGTCCGTCAGCTGTCCGGCCAGCGCCTGTTGCTCCGCAGGAAGAGATTCACCGATGGCTGCCACGGCCTGGGCGAAATCACCGACCTGCTCCTTCAGGACATCCATTTTCTCCTGTGGCGCGGTCTTGCCGTTGAAATCAGCCACCAGCTTGGCGATCACGT
The window above is part of the Rhizobium rhizoryzae genome. Proteins encoded here:
- a CDS encoding methyl-accepting chemotaxis protein, translating into MMIDRMLARFKIQTKVIAFIVPFVVSISAVGLSGLYASSLLQSRMDMSNSVLQSLSGFKDVYSGMGSFLQNTTEEARSNLKKQIETQSSLLQSVRSGANSDESLTEIESAVKGTEAIGSRVDQLWTQYQQEKTVRQNLDDGLATLVRSQTDLLNYATSARENLAADETKAKSLLRDAEKLTRGANVIAKLVADFNGKTAPQEKMDVLKEQVGDFAQAVAAIGESLPAEQQALAGQLTDNLKQIRDLMAIPTASETTVDNIDRIVNLMRPFSIRLQGISTLKARQAMEVFGQLDEPIARATQFLATTRQIFDAIRAIELKSAHYGAKPTAAGLRELQDALMMLEIPVGVLETDKNSSEQVRQRAAAMLPISAKMDKDAAALLELSTKRAAEFKAAAADIDRIWATLTRFAAAQRDAAGVERDKANQISVTAMMLGILVAIFAGIGLVFTFKGPILAISAAMRRLASGDLDTSIDGEQRRDEIGDMARALGIFKENAQEKVRIETASEQERAAADEERRRNELEKQEADRQIQFAVGALAQGLERLAAGDVSSTIDTPFVGRLEQLRVDFNASLTRLQHTIGLIQENVGAIQSNVRQMSQSTDDLSRRTETQAASLEQTAAAVSEVTSNVRSAAERAREAHAIVDDTRRNTDGSLIIVRNAVSAMQRIEGASQKIGQITEVIDAIAFQTNLLALNAGVEAARAGEAGKGFAVVAQEVRELAQRSAGAAKEIKELITASTIEVDKGSDLVQQTGQALETIGDQVTRIAQQVESIAHVSRDQSSALQEVNGAVNQMDQLTQQNAAMVEETSAASRQLADEADQLVELLQQFKVATHAGTHHAHQRHRAA